One region of Vanessa tameamea isolate UH-Manoa-2023 chromosome 27, ilVanTame1 primary haplotype, whole genome shotgun sequence genomic DNA includes:
- the LOC113392126 gene encoding uncharacterized protein LOC113392126: MKIILLLSTLFNITIARRISCHACLNSICYKRATILKGHKFSGQLAIDRNSNVLYFHYQNNRSRDFTGAFDLDKVKFSFVPNLGFTFGHAVDQSTKDLYASGTKGIYKYNPKENKTELFALKEKTIWHMQFDDKLYYTEFQKKGLYTYINKNSKIIPELSEHQIDDFIVDKKGDIYFMSNYTIHVFRKGAKSPVLFEDEIYSLTTDKDGNAYFIQPYTRGIYNVNYRSKKLNEVGAFGKASAFKLVFDGDNHIIYYDVTNKNLFYLSPTLNICSVGTRGKHRKMFIATTSRSYKNHKKNNLSSIKNITEII; the protein is encoded by the coding sequence atgaaaattattctgCTACTATCaacattatttaacataacaatCGCCAGAAGGATATCATGCCACGCCTGCTTGAATTCCATTTGCTACAAACGTGCAACCATTTTAAAAGGACACAAATTCTCCGGTCAACTAGCAATAGATAGAAATAGCAATGTcctttattttcattatcaaaataatcGTTCGAGAGACTTCACTGGAGCATTTGACTTGGACAAagttaaatttagttttgtaCCCAACCTTGGATTTACATTTGGCCACGCCGTCGACCAATCCACGAAGGATCTTTACGCGTCAGGAACCAAAGGAATATACAAGTACAAtcctaaagaaaataaaaccgaATTGTTCgcgttaaaagaaaaaacaatatgGCACATGCAGTTCGATGATAAATTATACTACACGGAATTTCAAAAGAAAGGTTTAtacacttatataaataagaattctaAAATTATTCCCGAGTTATCTGAACACCAAATCGATGattttattgttgataaaaaaggcgatatttattttatgagcaATTATACAATTCACGTGTTTAGAAAAGGCGCGAAAAGTCCAGTACTGTTTGAAGATGAAATATATTCGCTGACCACAGATAAAGATGGCAATGCATACTTTATTCAGCCATACACGAGAGGCATTTATAACGTTAACTACAGAAGTAAAAAGTTGAATGAAGTTGGTGCGTTTGGTAAAGCTTCAGCGTTCAAATTAGTATTTGACGGAGACaaccatataatttattatgatgtgacaaataaaaatttgttttatctgtCGCCCACGTTGAATATTTGTAGTGTTGGGACGAGAGGTAAACatcgtaaaatgtttatagcGACTACGTCTCGGAGttacaaaaatcataaaaaaaataatttgtcaagcatcaaaaatattactgaaataatataa